A genomic window from bacterium includes:
- a CDS encoding NAD(+)/NADH kinase, which yields MRIGIIANPEKALISSVIPELIQWLQENKQQVFISDENKALVSDKKIIVKLKDITKTSDVILAIGGDGTLLKAARIVGNSGIPILGINLGGLGFLTEVALDNLYPALTRLIRADYEIELRMVLEANVKQRPLYALNDAVIMQTGVGRMLQFTVYIDDKYVSEFSSDGIIISTPTGSTAYSLAAFGPILHPKLESIVVNLICPHTLGARPIVVSDDSTVKIECKSKKSALVIDGQERVLLNQGEKVLIRKADYKIKLIKSSARDFYEILRTKLKWGGGKER from the coding sequence ATGCGCATAGGAATAATTGCAAACCCTGAAAAAGCTCTCATCTCATCTGTTATCCCAGAGCTTATACAATGGTTGCAGGAAAATAAGCAACAGGTGTTTATATCAGATGAAAACAAGGCTCTTGTTAGTGATAAAAAAATCATAGTAAAACTTAAGGACATTACAAAAACTTCAGATGTTATCCTTGCTATAGGAGGAGATGGCACCCTATTAAAAGCAGCCCGAATTGTCGGTAACTCAGGAATCCCAATTCTTGGAATTAATCTTGGTGGACTCGGCTTTCTTACAGAGGTGGCACTTGATAACTTATATCCTGCTCTCACTCGGTTAATAAGGGCAGATTATGAAATTGAATTGAGAATGGTATTAGAGGCTAATGTTAAACAACGTCCCCTCTATGCATTAAATGACGCTGTTATTATGCAGACAGGAGTGGGGAGGATGCTTCAATTTACAGTTTATATAGATGATAAGTATGTATCAGAATTTTCATCTGATGGTATAATAATTTCAACACCAACTGGCTCTACTGCATATTCACTTGCTGCTTTCGGTCCTATACTTCACCCAAAACTTGAATCTATAGTGGTTAACTTGATATGTCCTCATACACTTGGGGCAAGACCAATAGTGGTATCAGATGATTCTACTGTAAAGATAGAATGTAAGAGTAAAAAATCAGCCCTTGTAATAGATGGGCAAGAAAGAGTGTTACTAAATCAAGGTGAAAAAGTACTTATCCGAAAAGCAGATTATAAGATAAAACTGATAAAATCAAGTGCGCGTGATTTTTACGAAATCCTTCGTACTAAATTAAAATGGGGTGGCGGTAAAGAAAGGTAA
- a CDS encoding indolepyruvate oxidoreductase subunit beta has translation MQNTKNILICGVGGQGILLASDILAKVALNCGFDVKKSEVHGMAQRGGAVVSAVRFGDKVYSPLVGDKEADIILAFEKLEALRRVNYLKPGGTYIVNDCELPPLLVSMGEEEYPKNIVLQLKKLAKEVVLINGLGLAKQSGNPRTVNIVLLGALAKKFDFPKDKWLQVIKHTVPPKTWAANNKAFLLGFSFKSLM, from the coding sequence ATGCAAAATACAAAAAATATCCTAATCTGTGGAGTTGGTGGTCAGGGGATACTTTTAGCGTCTGATATACTCGCAAAGGTTGCACTTAATTGTGGATTTGATGTCAAAAAAAGCGAAGTCCACGGTATGGCACAGAGGGGGGGAGCTGTGGTATCAGCTGTTAGATTTGGGGATAAAGTTTATTCACCCCTTGTAGGTGATAAGGAAGCTGATATAATTTTGGCATTTGAAAAACTTGAAGCTTTAAGAAGAGTTAATTATCTTAAACCTGGTGGTACTTATATTGTTAACGATTGCGAATTGCCACCGCTTTTGGTATCAATGGGTGAAGAAGAATATCCTAAAAATATCGTGCTACAACTTAAAAAATTAGCTAAAGAAGTTGTTCTTATAAATGGTTTGGGCCTAGCCAAACAATCGGGTAACCCAAGAACTGTCAATATTGTCCTATTAGGAGCACTTGCAAAGAAATTTGACTTTCCAAAAGATAAATGGTTACAGGTGATTAAGCATACTGTGCCTCCAAAAACTTGGGCAGCAAATAATAAGGCATTCCTGTTAGGCTTCTCGTTTAAATCATTGATGTAA
- a CDS encoding T9SS type A sorting domain-containing protein, translated as MGLCDDKVFKCRSGEEFKSLKVLEVYPNPSFGNALIKYELPENAIVSLRLYDISGRLVNTIYSGTQEKGEYEVELNGEYMGSPLPTGIYFLRLEVPINRDFALLNRRVKSNKETYNIEIE; from the coding sequence TTGGGACTATGCGACGATAAAGTATTCAAGTGTAGGAGTGGAGAAGAGTTCAAAAGTCTAAAAGTTCTGGAAGTGTATCCAAATCCATCTTTTGGCAATGCTTTGATTAAGTATGAGTTGCCGGAAAATGCGATAGTTAGTTTGAGGCTCTATGATATATCAGGTAGATTGGTGAATACCATTTATTCTGGGACACAAGAAAAAGGCGAGTATGAGGTTGAGCTGAATGGCGAGTACATGGGTTCGCCCCTACCCACAGGCATTTATTTCCTGAGATTAGAGGTCCCGATAAATCGTGATTTCGCTTTGCTCAACAGGCGAGTTAAAAGTAACAAAGAAACTTACAATATTGAAATAGAATGA
- the prmC gene encoding peptide chain release factor N(5)-glutamine methyltransferase: protein MQIAEIITHTAQSLKNKGIEESMLEAETLVAHSLRLDRTSIYLNYDKPLSDYKLKIISRIIRRRLNREPLQYLTKSVNFFGLNFIVEPPVFIPRPETEVLVQTLIELGMGLINQTHTIGETVIFDVGTGCGAIGIASLKFLPHAIVYASDVIDLKLAKKNAERIGVSDRINFLVGDLLTPFKSKRADFIVSNPPYIPTQLIPTLQPEIRFFESRTSIDGGKDGLAFISKLIKTAPLYLKPSGVLLVEISPQQKEKVKYEAVKYFKEVNFINDFFDRTRILLAKCA from the coding sequence ATGCAAATAGCAGAAATTATTACTCATACAGCTCAATCTCTAAAGAATAAGGGGATTGAAGAATCTATGCTTGAGGCAGAGACGCTCGTAGCCCATAGTTTGAGGTTAGATAGGACTTCTATCTATCTAAATTATGATAAACCTCTATCAGATTACAAGCTTAAAATTATATCCAGAATTATAAGGAGAAGACTTAATCGTGAGCCTCTGCAATACTTAACTAAAAGTGTAAATTTTTTTGGTCTCAATTTCATAGTTGAACCGCCTGTTTTTATTCCGAGACCAGAGACTGAAGTTTTAGTCCAAACTCTTATAGAACTTGGTATGGGTTTGATTAATCAAACCCATACCATTGGGGAGACTGTAATTTTTGATGTAGGAACAGGGTGTGGAGCAATTGGGATAGCGAGCCTTAAGTTTTTGCCCCATGCAATAGTTTACGCATCTGATGTAATTGACCTTAAGCTTGCTAAAAAAAATGCAGAAAGAATTGGAGTAAGTGATAGAATAAATTTTTTAGTAGGCGACTTACTTACCCCATTTAAAAGTAAAAGAGCAGATTTTATAGTCTCAAATCCGCCGTATATACCTACTCAACTCATACCCACACTTCAGCCTGAGATAAGATTTTTTGAGTCCCGCACTTCAATAGATGGAGGTAAAGATGGTTTGGCTTTTATCTCTAAACTGATAAAAACTGCACCCTTATATCTTAAGCCGTCCGGAGTGTTACTGGTAGAAATTTCTCCTCAACAAAAAGAAAAAGTAAAATATGAAGCAGTAAAGTATTTTAAAGAAGTTAATTTTATCAACGATTTCTTTGATAGGACTCGTATCCTTTTAGCAAAATGCGCATAG
- the iorA gene encoding indolepyruvate ferredoxin oxidoreductase subunit alpha, protein MKALLSGNEAVARGAWEGGCRVACAYPGTPSTEILENIAKYNEIYSEWSTNEKVAFDVASGACFAGARVLVAMKHVGLNVAADPFFSMSYLGVTGGFIVVSADDPGMWSSQNEQDNRWYAKMAKVPMLEPSDSQEAKEFVKVGFDISEKFDTPVLLRLTTRICHSKTVVELADRVEYPPAGYVPNIQKRMVLPGTSNAMMRHPIVERRLLELKKYSEKFNSNRIEYGNRSLGIITSGIAYQYAKEVFHKASFLKLSMTYPIPDNLIKKFASQVDKLYVIEEGDPFLETHIKALGIAVIGKEKVPVCGELDQSVLKENFGLEVVPLKKKKITAGGITKIPARPPVLCPGCPHRGVFYTINRLKLYAIGDIGCYTLGTLPPLNAMDSYVCMGASIGNVHGLDVALRNKILGKVVAVIGDSTFFHAGIPALIDVVYNKGVSTIIVLDNLTTAMTGHQNHPGTGLTFKGEKTKEILIEDVGKACGVNRVYIVDPYDLKATMEVIKREVKFSEPSLIIARRACALMVKSESPLKVNLDKCTGCKLCVGLGCPAITMHDKKAWIDPMLCNGCGMCKQVCVKKAIT, encoded by the coding sequence ATGAAGGCACTTCTTTCAGGTAATGAGGCAGTAGCTCGTGGGGCATGGGAAGGAGGATGTCGGGTTGCGTGTGCATACCCGGGAACTCCATCTACAGAGATACTTGAAAATATAGCAAAATATAATGAAATTTATAGTGAGTGGTCTACGAATGAGAAGGTAGCTTTTGATGTTGCCTCTGGTGCCTGCTTTGCGGGTGCACGTGTACTCGTGGCAATGAAACATGTTGGACTTAATGTGGCAGCAGACCCATTCTTTTCTATGAGTTATTTAGGTGTTACTGGCGGCTTTATAGTTGTTTCTGCTGATGACCCCGGGATGTGGTCATCACAAAATGAACAAGATAATCGCTGGTATGCAAAGATGGCTAAGGTACCTATGCTTGAACCATCTGATTCACAGGAAGCAAAAGAGTTTGTTAAGGTTGGATTTGATATTTCAGAAAAGTTTGATACCCCTGTGCTTCTCAGACTAACCACAAGAATTTGCCACTCTAAAACTGTAGTTGAACTTGCTGACCGAGTTGAATATCCACCTGCAGGCTATGTTCCTAACATACAGAAGCGAATGGTTCTTCCTGGAACATCAAATGCTATGATGCGTCATCCAATTGTTGAACGTCGTCTTCTTGAGCTTAAAAAATACAGTGAAAAATTTAATAGTAATCGGATTGAGTATGGAAATCGCTCTTTAGGAATTATTACTTCTGGAATAGCTTATCAGTATGCAAAAGAAGTATTTCATAAAGCATCTTTCCTTAAACTATCAATGACTTATCCAATTCCTGATAACTTAATAAAGAAATTTGCATCGCAAGTTGATAAGTTATATGTAATTGAGGAGGGAGACCCATTTCTTGAGACACATATAAAAGCACTTGGAATAGCAGTTATTGGCAAGGAGAAAGTGCCTGTATGTGGTGAACTTGACCAATCAGTACTTAAAGAAAATTTTGGGCTTGAGGTAGTACCTCTTAAAAAGAAAAAAATCACAGCTGGGGGTATTACTAAAATACCTGCAAGGCCACCAGTCCTATGTCCGGGGTGTCCGCATCGTGGTGTATTTTATACAATTAATAGACTAAAACTTTATGCAATTGGTGATATTGGATGCTATACATTAGGAACATTACCACCTCTTAACGCAATGGATAGTTATGTTTGTATGGGGGCATCAATTGGAAATGTGCATGGACTGGATGTAGCTCTTAGGAACAAAATACTTGGAAAAGTTGTCGCAGTGATTGGTGATTCGACATTTTTTCATGCAGGTATTCCGGCGCTCATAGATGTTGTTTACAATAAAGGAGTGTCTACAATAATTGTGCTTGATAACCTAACGACTGCAATGACTGGGCATCAGAATCACCCGGGGACAGGGTTGACATTTAAGGGAGAGAAAACTAAAGAGATACTAATTGAAGATGTTGGTAAAGCATGTGGAGTTAATCGTGTTTATATAGTTGACCCATATGACCTAAAAGCCACAATGGAAGTGATAAAGAGGGAGGTCAAATTTTCTGAGCCATCTCTCATAATTGCAAGAAGAGCCTGTGCATTAATGGTAAAATCTGAGTCACCTCTTAAAGTCAATTTGGATAAATGTACGGGTTGTAAGTTATGTGTTGGACTTGGCTGCCCGGCAATAACTATGCACGATAAAAAGGCATGGATAGACCCAATGCTGTGTAACGGATGTGGTATGTGTAAACAGGTATGTGTTAAAAAAGCTATAACTTAA
- the prfA gene encoding peptide chain release factor 1, with protein MDEVIIHKFKDLENRFNELNKLLTLPDTLKDRNKFIELSQEYNELSRLLNLWRRYSELSARISDDERILCSQDEELKHIAKEEIDELKVEKIRLETELLDSLVPKDQNDSRSVIMEIRQGAGGDESSIFARDLFRMYSKYAERQGWQVEILSSHPTSIGGFKEIIYYVKGEAVYGKLKYESGVHRVQRIPITESGGRIHTSTATVCVLPEALPIDIKINPDDIKLESFRARGHGGQNVNKVSSAVRLTHIPTNTTVVCQDERSQYQNRVKAMKILLARVYELERRKRDEKVQTTRRQQIGEGERAEKIRTYNYPQQRVTDHRINITLYKLDSVLDGELDPLINELKNANSRNYYSYSSISKE; from the coding sequence ATGGACGAAGTGATAATCCACAAATTTAAAGATTTAGAGAACAGGTTTAATGAACTAAATAAACTACTCACTCTTCCAGATACCCTTAAGGACAGGAATAAATTTATAGAATTGTCTCAAGAGTATAACGAGCTATCGCGTCTTCTTAATCTTTGGAGAAGGTACTCTGAGTTATCAGCTCGCATCTCTGATGACGAGCGTATTTTATGTTCTCAAGACGAAGAGCTAAAACATATTGCAAAAGAAGAGATTGATGAACTTAAGGTAGAGAAAATTAGGTTAGAAACTGAGCTTTTAGATTCACTTGTTCCAAAAGACCAAAATGATTCTCGCAGTGTAATAATGGAAATAAGACAAGGTGCAGGTGGGGATGAATCATCTATTTTTGCACGCGATCTATTTAGGATGTATTCAAAATATGCAGAACGACAAGGGTGGCAAGTTGAGATATTAAGTTCTCATCCTACCTCAATTGGTGGATTTAAAGAGATTATATACTATGTAAAAGGAGAAGCTGTTTACGGAAAGTTAAAATATGAAAGTGGTGTCCATAGAGTGCAGCGAATTCCTATAACAGAATCTGGTGGCAGAATCCATACTTCTACAGCTACTGTATGTGTTCTTCCAGAAGCCTTGCCAATTGATATAAAAATTAATCCCGATGATATAAAACTTGAGTCTTTTAGGGCACGTGGTCATGGTGGACAAAATGTAAATAAGGTATCATCAGCTGTCAGGCTAACCCATATTCCAACGAATACAACAGTAGTTTGCCAGGATGAACGCTCCCAATACCAAAATCGGGTAAAGGCAATGAAAATTTTGCTTGCCAGAGTCTACGAGCTTGAGCGTAGAAAACGCGACGAAAAAGTTCAAACTACACGTAGACAGCAAATAGGAGAAGGTGAGAGGGCTGAAAAAATAAGAACATATAATTATCCACAACAAAGGGTAACTGACCATCGTATAAACATTACACTTTACAAACTTGACTCCGTGCTTGATGGAGAACTTGACCCATTAATAAATGAGCTTAAAAATGCAAATAGCAGAAATTATTACTCATACAGCTCAATCTCTAAAGAATAA
- a CDS encoding anaerobic ribonucleoside-triphosphate reductase activating protein: protein MKFKGLQKLSVIEYPGKLCAIVFTGGCNFRCHYCHNPELVVGYEKLPDIDEENIITFMQKRKRFLDGLCITGGEPTLHQELLQFIEKIKKLDFLVKLDTNGTNPELISHVIENRFVDYIAMDIKGTPERYKEIADVNIDISKIKASVQLIMHSNIDYEFRTTVFPEFFGKEDAKQIGEWVKGAKRYVLQQPRVVKMLNGTLKDAKLYSDLELSQFTQFLPNCVIR from the coding sequence ATGAAATTTAAGGGATTACAAAAATTGTCTGTAATTGAGTATCCGGGCAAACTTTGTGCAATTGTATTTACTGGAGGCTGCAACTTCAGGTGTCATTATTGCCATAATCCAGAGCTCGTTGTTGGGTATGAGAAGCTTCCTGATATAGATGAAGAGAATATTATTACCTTTATGCAAAAAAGGAAAAGATTCCTCGACGGCTTATGTATCACGGGAGGTGAGCCTACTCTCCACCAAGAACTTCTTCAATTTATTGAGAAGATTAAAAAACTTGATTTCCTGGTAAAACTGGATACAAATGGGACAAATCCAGAGCTCATATCTCATGTTATAGAAAATAGGTTTGTAGATTATATAGCGATGGATATAAAAGGAACACCCGAGCGTTATAAGGAGATAGCAGATGTAAATATAGATATTTCAAAAATTAAAGCTAGTGTCCAACTTATAATGCATAGTAATATAGATTACGAGTTCAGAACAACTGTATTTCCTGAGTTCTTTGGTAAAGAGGACGCAAAACAAATTGGTGAATGGGTAAAAGGTGCAAAGCGGTATGTCTTACAACAGCCAAGAGTAGTGAAGATGCTTAATGGAACTCTTAAGGATGCAAAACTTTATAGTGATTTAGAATTGAGTCAATTTACACAATTTCTACCAAACTGTGTAATCAGATAA
- a CDS encoding TrpB-like pyridoxal phosphate-dependent enzyme — MKKLRQVSFGLKDMPHQWYNIIPDLPAPLPPPKDPDDGRQRVAKLPDLMIGECLKQELSQERWVDIPNGIIELYAQAGRPRPLFRALNLEKKLETPARLYYKGEFFSPTGSHKVNTALAQCWYAKKQGFERVTTETGAGQWGTALAYAAALIGLKCTIFWVRSVYNWKQDRRNFMELLGAEVNPSPSPKTECGRVLYGKNPNHPGSLGIAISEGLEDSQKDPKAVYCLGSVLNHVLLHQTIIGLETQKQFEVFDDYPDVVISCLGGGSNFGGFAIPFIGDVLKKGKKIKFIAAQSEVAPNLQGEYRFDFADYAEITPLLKMYTLGHKVEMKPIKGDGLRYHGCSPIISLLRNLGYIDTIAYPSDERYVFECARTFIETEGWLPAPESAYSIACAIDEAIKCRESGEKKVIAFNVSGHGFLDIFGYREVLGLQ, encoded by the coding sequence ATGAAAAAGTTGAGGCAAGTAAGCTTTGGTTTAAAAGATATGCCACACCAGTGGTATAACATAATTCCAGATTTACCTGCACCATTGCCACCACCAAAAGACCCGGATGACGGTAGACAAAGGGTAGCAAAACTACCTGACTTGATGATAGGTGAATGTTTGAAACAGGAGTTATCACAGGAGAGGTGGGTAGATATACCCAATGGGATTATTGAGTTATATGCACAAGCTGGTAGACCACGGCCCTTGTTTAGGGCTTTAAATTTAGAAAAGAAGCTGGAAACTCCAGCGAGATTATATTATAAAGGTGAATTCTTTTCACCAACTGGCAGTCATAAAGTGAATACTGCTCTAGCTCAGTGTTGGTATGCTAAAAAGCAGGGCTTTGAGCGAGTGACGACTGAGACAGGTGCCGGTCAGTGGGGAACTGCTCTTGCTTATGCAGCAGCGCTTATAGGGCTAAAATGCACAATATTTTGGGTTCGCAGTGTGTATAACTGGAAACAAGACCGCCGAAACTTTATGGAACTATTGGGAGCAGAAGTTAACCCTTCTCCATCACCTAAGACAGAATGCGGTAGAGTACTGTATGGTAAGAATCCCAATCATCCTGGCTCGTTAGGAATTGCAATTTCAGAAGGGTTGGAAGATTCACAAAAGGACCCGAAAGCAGTGTATTGTCTTGGCTCTGTTCTTAATCATGTACTTTTGCACCAAACAATAATTGGACTTGAGACACAAAAACAGTTTGAGGTATTTGATGATTATCCTGATGTTGTAATCTCATGTCTAGGTGGTGGGTCAAATTTTGGTGGCTTTGCAATTCCATTTATTGGCGATGTGCTTAAGAAAGGCAAAAAGATAAAGTTTATTGCTGCACAATCAGAAGTAGCTCCTAATCTTCAAGGTGAATATAGATTTGACTTTGCAGATTACGCTGAAATTACTCCCCTCCTTAAGATGTATACACTTGGTCATAAAGTAGAGATGAAACCTATAAAGGGAGATGGGCTCAGGTACCATGGCTGTTCACCTATAATTAGTTTACTTAGAAATTTAGGTTATATAGATACAATAGCTTACCCATCCGATGAGCGCTATGTATTTGAATGTGCAAGAACTTTTATTGAGACAGAAGGGTGGCTACCTGCACCTGAATCTGCATATTCAATTGCCTGCGCTATAGATGAAGCAATCAAATGTAGAGAATCGGGTGAGAAGAAGGTAATTGCTTTTAATGTATCAGGACACGGATTTTTGGATATATTTGGGTATAGAGAGGTGCTTGGGCTACAGTAA
- a CDS encoding lamin tail domain-containing protein: MSIFSLLQFIFIADGSFSILPMAASDSTPFIVRVEASGLIPDSIYRFTVYAYGGEPRVISERWTTGKWKGGYAYTDFSSDNSGNWNSWVPLRVIEEPEEGYNYYIKFKVKKGSDDVFESSVHFSDGFQILDMFSQGGWLTGTVYLDSNFTTPGEAVVVMAKDSQGYIIGAYVTENNTIDEGNLPIPGRFCMATPAIFIEEIEFEDISGNPVIGWVGTHPPWYVLPGDTTWVDPFSISIQNISFIPETPNVGDSVVISVLLYNPREAIQNIEIKVTYEKGEDSGEIGSIGLDSIPGHSHSANEILWKDLIEGNYKIRVQVTAASFSVQTFKWLKVGLGNIVLNEVMYNPINSGEWVELINRGTNTVNIKNWSIEDNTTKSLITSDDCFVESGGFVVIAESTGSVLHSIYGSFPSPVFELGSKFPNLKNEGDTIMLRDSNNTIQDLLGYKDDWGSEAKGVTLERINPNLATNNPDNWGSCVIATGGTPGKVNSIYVEYLLEKATLYVHPKIFSPENPDSNVAFISYTLPFTKAKVRLYIYDRCGRCVRKLVDGEPSGVQSRWTWEKGEATWSHIWNGKGDDGNRLPMGIYIVYLEAKDQYSDKLVNEKTTVVIAKRLSR, encoded by the coding sequence ATGTCTATATTCTCTTTGCTACAGTTTATCTTTATAGCAGACGGCAGTTTTTCTATTTTACCAATGGCAGCATCTGATAGCACTCCTTTTATTGTAAGAGTAGAAGCTTCTGGACTAATCCCTGATAGTATCTATAGATTTACAGTTTATGCGTATGGTGGGGAGCCGCGAGTCATTTCTGAGAGATGGACAACTGGGAAGTGGAAAGGTGGTTATGCATACACTGATTTTTCATCCGATAACTCAGGTAACTGGAATAGCTGGGTTCCTTTGAGGGTTATTGAGGAACCGGAAGAAGGATATAATTATTATATAAAATTTAAAGTTAAAAAAGGGAGTGATGATGTTTTTGAATCCAGTGTCCACTTTTCAGATGGATTTCAAATTCTTGATATGTTCTCTCAGGGTGGCTGGCTTACTGGCACTGTTTATTTAGACTCTAATTTTACTACACCTGGTGAAGCTGTAGTGGTTATGGCAAAGGATTCGCAAGGCTATATCATTGGAGCTTATGTCACTGAGAATAACACAATTGATGAAGGAAACCTCCCCATCCCTGGTCGTTTTTGTATGGCAACACCTGCTATATTTATTGAAGAGATAGAATTTGAGGATATAAGTGGTAATCCAGTTATTGGATGGGTTGGCACTCATCCTCCGTGGTATGTTTTGCCTGGGGATACGACATGGGTTGACCCATTTTCTATTTCTATTCAGAATATATCGTTTATACCGGAAACTCCAAATGTAGGTGATAGTGTTGTAATTTCTGTTCTACTCTACAATCCTCGAGAAGCGATACAAAATATTGAAATAAAAGTCACTTATGAAAAGGGGGAAGATAGTGGTGAAATAGGGAGTATTGGATTAGATAGTATACCAGGGCATAGTCATTCAGCTAATGAAATATTATGGAAAGATTTAATTGAAGGCAATTATAAGATTAGGGTGCAAGTGACAGCGGCCAGCTTTAGTGTCCAGACATTTAAGTGGCTCAAAGTTGGGTTAGGTAATATTGTCTTAAATGAGGTTATGTATAACCCTATAAATTCAGGTGAATGGGTTGAACTTATAAATAGAGGCACTAATACAGTGAATATCAAAAACTGGTCAATTGAAGATAATACTACTAAAAGTCTAATTACATCGGATGACTGTTTCGTTGAGAGTGGTGGCTTTGTAGTAATTGCAGAGTCTACGGGCTCTGTTTTACATTCAATTTATGGCTCTTTTCCATCTCCTGTTTTTGAGCTTGGCAGTAAATTTCCGAATTTAAAAAATGAAGGTGATACCATAATGCTAAGAGATAGTAATAATACAATCCAAGACCTATTGGGATACAAAGATGATTGGGGGAGTGAAGCAAAAGGCGTAACACTTGAACGAATCAATCCAAATCTTGCTACAAATAATCCTGACAACTGGGGCTCCTGTGTTATAGCTACTGGGGGAACACCGGGTAAAGTTAATTCTATATATGTTGAGTACCTGTTAGAGAAAGCTACCCTTTATGTACATCCAAAAATTTTCTCACCCGAAAATCCTGATTCAAATGTAGCGTTCATTTCTTACACTCTACCTTTTACTAAAGCAAAGGTTAGGCTTTATATATATGACAGATGTGGTAGATGTGTCCGTAAACTTGTTGACGGTGAGCCATCAGGAGTGCAATCAAGGTGGACGTGGGAAAAAGGGGAGGCGACTTGGAGTCATATATGGAATGGAAAAGGTGATGACGGTAATCGTTTACCGATGGGTATTTATATAGTTTATTTAGAGGCAAAAGACCAATACTCTGATAAACTTGTGAATGAGAAGACAACTGTAGTGATTGCAAAACGATTATCAAGATAA